Proteins from a single region of Candidatus Saccharibacteria bacterium:
- a CDS encoding response regulator codes for MTKVLLVEDDKSLREIYGVRLLAEGYDIVSAGDGEAALAMAIKERPQLIVSDVMMPKISGFDMLDILRSTTETKDIKVIMMTALSSEDQRARGEALGADRYLVKSQVGIEDVVRTVHEVLGDAPTTASSARATFGGPAPVASSMPRPSAMPTPQRPASPVPPQQVPQPQGTQPTVTPIAPSAPSFQAPAPRPAAPAPSAGLPQPTAPFSTTRPASLGDRIIHPITTPAGQPPKPDLGSLMDQELNQASPQPIAPPPAPMAPPVAPIQQQVSPQPVQMPSMPSPAQEPTSPTAPAPEREDSGISFEETPRQPAPQSPQPAAQFTPGPQPPTPSSV; via the coding sequence ATGACCAAAGTACTACTGGTAGAAGATGATAAGAGCCTGAGGGAGATATATGGCGTTCGACTCCTCGCAGAAGGATACGATATCGTATCTGCTGGCGACGGAGAAGCGGCGCTTGCCATGGCTATAAAAGAACGCCCTCAACTTATCGTCAGTGATGTCATGATGCCTAAGATTAGTGGCTTCGACATGCTCGATATTCTTCGTTCTACAACAGAGACAAAAGATATTAAAGTGATCATGATGACCGCTCTTAGCAGCGAAGATCAGCGTGCGCGCGGCGAGGCTCTGGGTGCCGACCGCTACTTAGTAAAATCACAGGTGGGAATCGAAGACGTTGTCCGCACCGTTCACGAGGTACTTGGCGATGCGCCAACCACCGCCTCGTCGGCTCGCGCCACTTTTGGCGGCCCAGCACCGGTTGCTTCATCGATGCCACGGCCTTCGGCTATGCCAACACCACAGCGCCCCGCAAGTCCAGTTCCACCACAACAAGTACCTCAGCCACAAGGAACACAGCCAACCGTCACGCCAATAGCGCCCTCTGCGCCATCGTTTCAGGCTCCCGCTCCACGCCCAGCGGCGCCAGCCCCAAGTGCAGGGCTACCTCAGCCCACGGCACCTTTTTCAACGACTCGTCCAGCAAGTCTTGGTGATCGAATCATTCACCCGATCACTACTCCTGCAGGGCAGCCACCAAAGCCCGACCTTGGCAGTCTTATGGACCAAGAACTCAATCAAGCATCACCGCAGCCAATCGCACCTCCTCCAGCTCCAATGGCACCACCAGTAGCACCAATACAGCAGCAAGTGTCACCTCAGCCAGTACAAATGCCATCTATGCCTTCGCCAGCGCAAGAGCCAACATCACCAACCGCTCCAGCTCCCGAGCGCGAAGATTCGGGTATTAGTTTCGAAGAAACGCCTCGTCAACCAGCACCCCAATCACCGCAGCCTGCTGCGCAGTTTACACCCGGCCCTCAGCCTCCAACGCCGAGTAGTGTATAA
- a CDS encoding VOC family protein: protein MQKTALHPYLSFKDNAREAMEFYSSIFGGKLTFNTFGEFHASDDPSESNKIMHSMIEADGITFMASDTPNGMEHSVGKNFSMSLSGDNEQELRSYWDKLTDGGTITMPLEKAPWGDTFGMCTDKFGIDWMVNIAPLAQQQ, encoded by the coding sequence ATGCAAAAAACAGCACTTCATCCGTACCTTAGCTTTAAAGATAATGCGCGCGAGGCAATGGAATTTTATTCATCTATCTTCGGCGGAAAACTAACGTTTAACACATTCGGAGAATTTCACGCCTCAGACGACCCATCTGAAAGCAATAAAATCATGCACAGTATGATCGAGGCCGACGGCATTACCTTTATGGCATCGGACACACCCAACGGCATGGAACATAGTGTCGGTAAAAACTTTAGCATGTCGCTAAGTGGCGACAACGAGCAAGAACTCCGCAGCTACTGGGATAAACTTACCGATGGTGGCACTATTACTATGCCGCTCGAAAAGGCGCCATGGGGCGACACATTCGGCATGTGTACCGACAAGTTCGGGATCGACTGGATGGTAAATATCGCGCCATTAGCACAGCAGCAATAA
- a CDS encoding PAS domain-containing protein → MLVSVIILALYFWAYFADVKSIGAALLVSEIAAVMAGFSLATGFISYLWAPKKYIFWGSLAAFTILAATTAMLILNTGGVSSPFIALWMIVSIFAGVFGLYGMLPMFIAVTAYMVMQYTGGLLGRETIITIFIVGELPLAVSYLLWHQKSKGEDSSKSAYSALASELSEVSGKSEVVINAIADGVIALDSQGRIELINPAAQQIIGWGKQDALTLNYKSVLKLVDANGNEVTPANDPVAQVLAANKEATGNNLSLITNSGKKLLVSVIVSPVAQLGSGAIVVFRDITKEKREEREQAEFISTAAHEMRTPVASIEGYLGLALNPATAQIDEKAHDYLTKAHESAQHLGHLFQDLLDVSKAEDGRLSDNPKVVDVVAFTHDIAQGLKPKAEEKGLRFLFKPMPDDDDDKGGERRLNPVYYANVDNDHLREIVANLIENAIKYTPSGDVVIDVGGDAEHVTISITDSGIGIPKEDQAHLFQKFYRVDNSDTREIGGTGLGLYLCRRLIETMNGRIWVDSEYKRGSTFYVEIPRIDHEEATRLIEAASIQQEAVEPQIIPSAYQAPLPEQSAPAPAPQAVAQTQDTNDAVYTNQPIETVVQQMQSVGTITPPQVQPQAPPPVYYQPQQQAAAPTPQPVQYTPPQQAHTNVPLTSIEQDPAGYIRTRPDGVPVPPRNQN, encoded by the coding sequence ATGTTAGTGTCGGTTATTATTCTTGCGCTCTATTTTTGGGCTTACTTTGCCGATGTAAAAAGCATCGGTGCGGCGCTTCTCGTCAGCGAGATCGCTGCTGTCATGGCAGGGTTTTCATTGGCGACTGGGTTTATTTCGTATCTGTGGGCCCCAAAAAAATACATCTTCTGGGGGTCATTAGCGGCATTTACTATCCTTGCAGCCACAACCGCAATGCTTATTTTAAACACCGGGGGTGTCTCGTCGCCATTTATCGCGCTCTGGATGATCGTCTCTATATTTGCCGGCGTTTTTGGCCTTTACGGCATGTTGCCGATGTTTATCGCCGTTACTGCCTATATGGTCATGCAATATACCGGCGGCCTACTTGGCCGCGAAACAATTATTACTATTTTCATTGTGGGCGAGCTACCTCTTGCGGTCAGTTATTTATTATGGCATCAAAAATCAAAGGGTGAAGATAGTAGCAAGTCAGCATATAGCGCGCTTGCAAGCGAATTAAGCGAGGTATCGGGCAAATCCGAGGTTGTTATTAATGCCATCGCCGATGGTGTTATCGCACTCGACAGTCAAGGAAGAATAGAGCTTATCAATCCCGCTGCTCAGCAAATTATCGGCTGGGGGAAACAAGATGCCTTAACACTTAATTACAAGTCGGTCCTAAAGCTTGTCGATGCCAATGGCAACGAGGTGACCCCCGCAAATGACCCAGTAGCCCAGGTGCTTGCCGCCAACAAAGAGGCGACCGGCAACAACCTAAGTCTTATTACAAATTCTGGTAAAAAGCTCCTTGTATCGGTCATCGTGTCGCCGGTCGCCCAACTTGGCTCGGGCGCAATCGTTGTTTTTCGTGATATTACAAAAGAAAAAAGGGAAGAGCGCGAGCAAGCGGAGTTTATCAGTACCGCAGCTCATGAAATGCGCACGCCCGTCGCCTCAATTGAAGGATATCTCGGTCTCGCCCTTAACCCTGCAACCGCACAAATCGATGAAAAAGCGCACGACTACCTTACGAAAGCGCACGAATCCGCTCAACACCTCGGTCATCTATTTCAAGATCTTCTCGATGTTAGCAAGGCCGAAGACGGACGCCTATCCGACAACCCTAAGGTTGTTGATGTCGTCGCTTTTACCCACGATATCGCCCAGGGCCTTAAGCCGAAGGCTGAAGAAAAAGGACTTCGCTTCCTTTTCAAGCCAATGCCCGACGACGATGACGACAAGGGAGGGGAGCGTCGCCTCAATCCGGTGTATTACGCCAACGTCGACAACGACCACCTTCGCGAAATCGTCGCCAATCTTATTGAAAATGCCATAAAATACACACCATCGGGCGATGTTGTTATCGATGTCGGCGGCGATGCCGAGCATGTCACCATTAGTATTACCGACAGTGGAATTGGAATTCCAAAAGAAGATCAAGCACACCTTTTCCAAAAGTTCTATCGAGTCGACAATAGCGACACGCGCGAAATTGGGGGCACAGGCCTTGGACTTTATTTGTGTCGACGTCTCATAGAAACCATGAACGGTCGTATATGGGTAGATAGCGAATACAAAAGGGGAAGTACTTTCTACGTTGAAATCCCTCGCATCGACCACGAAGAGGCAACACGACTTATCGAAGCCGCCAGTATTCAGCAAGAGGCCGTCGAGCCTCAGATTATCCCTAGCGCCTACCAAGCGCCACTCCCTGAACAATCCGCTCCAGCTCCAGCACCCCAGGCGGTAGCTCAAACTCAAGATACGAACGACGCCGTTTACACAAACCAGCCTATCGAAACGGTCGTTCAACAAATGCAATCCGTTGGCACTATTACGCCACCCCAGGTTCAGCCGCAAGCGCCGCCTCCGGTTTATTATCAGCCTCAGCAACAGGCCGCCGCGCCAACACCGCAACCCGTTCAGTACACACCACCCCAGCAAGCTCACACAAACGTACCCCTCACAAGCATCGAACAAGACCCGGCTGGATACATTCGCACTCGCCCCGACGGCGTACCTGTTCCACCAAGGAATCAAAATTAA